In Larimichthys crocea isolate SSNF chromosome XXII, L_crocea_2.0, whole genome shotgun sequence, the genomic stretch cgttacattaacgtttGTCACCTGTCTcagatcagctgataataaacctgatcagccgCCGTCAGtcatcaatacacaaccatcatcaaaccaataactaacgTTCAGACAACGTTCAAACAACATCAGATAAGTTGTACAGACTTTATGTTTCGGATTCAACGACTCTCTAATGTTAAACGttattttaaagttagtcaaacgttattttagtgttagtCTGGTGTTATATAATCATAACTGAGCGACTGTTTAAAGGTTACCGTCTGTTTAAAGAACGTGCTCTCACTGCAGACGCACTTCCTGTTGCTTCATAATGAAAGAATGAGTCattgaaacatttcacagaaaaatcAGAGGAAgctgaaatctgtgtgtgtgtgtgtgtgtgtgtgtgtgtgtgtgtgtgttacagaccTTCAGACTCACTTTGTGTCAGGAAGCTGCTCGGATCAGTGAATCCCTTCTGAGGCGTCCCACAAACCTCCAGAGACGTTTATAAAAAGACACTAATTAGACTGAGAGCACTCGAGAGTCGAGAAGAAGACGTTATGGTTTATGACACAGATTCTGTTTCCTGTCCGCGACACCGAGCTCGTTATTTTAATCGTTAACAGTCAGATTAATAAACACGTGTGGTCTGTTCATGGTCTCCTCCTGATgaacacactttgtgtttgtgttgcagtcTGAAGGCTCTGGTGTCCACAGGAGGGAAGAACGTCCAGGCGGCGTGTGACTGGTGAGAGCTGGCATACTTCCTGTGAACATGTACAcgtgctgccctctgctggtgtttcttctctctcacctCTTCGGGTCTCGTCCCGTCCCTCCAGGCTCTTCTCCCACGTCGATGACCCGTTCCTGGACGACCCTCTGCCCAGAGAGTTTGTGTTGTACCTGCGACCCAGCGGGCCGCTGCTCCAGCAGCTCTCACACTTCTGGCAGCAGTCCCGCGTGTCCTGCGGCAAGAACAAGGCGCACAACATCTTCCCGCACATCACGCTGTGTCAGTTCTTCATGGTCAGTGTCGGCGTTCACGTTAGATGGAGGTCATCTCTGTGAGCGAGCGCCACCCCtcaacttcctgttttcttgtGTTCACGCTCAGTGCGCTGACGGGAAGGTGGAGGCTCTGTCCGACGCTCTCCAGGCCACCGTGGCTACGTGGAAGTCTCGTATACCCGCGCCGCTCCCACTGGAGCTctacacctcctccaccttcatcGGGCTCTtcgtggaggaggaggtggccgAGGTGCTGAAGGGGTTTGCTGCTGACTTTGCAACTGAAGCTGCAGCTAAAGCAGGTTTGAGTCCGTTTGTCTGTTCTCAGATGTGATGCAGAGCGATGCAGAGTGATGTTCTAAACGTCTGCTtgccctctgcctcctcctctgtccagACGTTCGTGTGGAGCCTCATAAGAAGCAGCTTCACGTCACATTGGCGTATCACTTCCAGGCCGGTCACCTCCCGGTTCTGGAGAAGTTGGCCAAAAACGTGGACGTGTCGTCAGGCTGCGATTGGCTGGCTGTGCTCTTCTCGCGGGACATTCGCTTTGCAAACCACGAGGTGAGTCTCTTCTTTAAAATGCTCCTCGTCTGTTGGGTTTGGTTCTTGTCGGACCTTGGGTCAAACACGTGTCGTCTCTCTGCAGACGCTCCAGGTGATGTACCCGTACGCGCCTCAGAACGACGACGAGCTGGAGCTGGTGCCCGGAGACTTCATCTTCATGTCTGCGGTGGAGCAGAGCAGCGCCAGCGAGGGCTGGCTGTACGGCACCTCGCTGGGCACCGGCCTGTCGGGGCTCCTACCTGAGAACTACGTGAACCGGGCCGATGAGTCCGACACCTGGGTCGTCCACGGGTGAGGACACATGGAGGGACTTCTTCTGTAGCTTTGTGTTGTGTACTGCTGGTgtttaaagctgtgtgtgtgtgtgtgtgtgtgtgtgtgtgtgtgtgtgtgtcctcagctCTCACTCTGTTCTGAACTGTGCCTCTCCGTCGAGCTCCGGCAGCTCTGTGGCTGCTTCACTGTTTGATGGGAAGCTGAGCGACAGTCTGCTCGACAGTCTGATGGATCCTTGCAGCCTCGCCGGCATCTGTCCTCTGCAGGTACAGGCTCAGCCGCTGCTGATACACCAGTGATACACCAGTGATACATCAATGATACACCAATGATACACCAGTGATACACCAATGGTACACCAATGGTACACCAATAATGCACCAACAATACACCAACGATACATCAACGATACACCAATGATACACCAATGGTACACCAATGATACACCAATAATACACCAACAATACACCAACGATACACCAGTGATACACCAATGGTACACCAATGGTACACCAATAATGCACCAACGATACATCAACGATACATCAACGATACACCAATGATACACCAGTGATACACCAATGGTACACCAATGGTACACCAAAGATACACCAAAGATACACCAGTGATACACCAAAGATACACCAGTGATACACCAAAGATACACCAATGGTACACCAATGATACACCAATGGTACACCAAAGATACACCAAAGATACACCAGTGATACACCAATGATACACCAGTGATACACCAATGGTACACCAGTGATACACCAGTGATACACCAATGATACACCAATGATACACCAATGGTACACCAGTGATACACCAGTGATACACCAACGATACCACCACGATACCACCAACTGATTACACCACGATACACCAATGATTACACcaaccaataataataatacaccaACGATACACCAATGATACACCAATGATACATCAATGATACACCAGTGTTATACACCAACGATACACTAATAATACACCACGATACACCAACGGATCACAACGATACCACCAGTTGATACACCAACGATACAACTAATATCACCAACGATACACCAACAGATACACCAACGATACACCAGTGATACACCAACGATACACTAATAATACACCAACGATAGACCAATGATACACCAACGATACACTAATAATACACCAACGATTACACCAACGATACACCAACAATACACCAACGATACACTAAAATCCCAACGATAACCAAGATACACCAGTGATACAACCAACGATACACCAACGATACACCAACATACACCAAACTAATACACCAACGATACAACCATGATACACCAACGATACACTAATAATACACCAACGACCAGAACAACACCAAATGATACACCAACGATACACCATCAACACCGATACCACCATGATACACCAACGATACACCATGATACACCAATAATACACCAACGATACACCAACGATACACCAATAATACATCAGTGATACACCAACGATACACCAACAATACATCAGTGATACACCAACGATACACCAACAATACATCAGTGATACACCAACGATACACCAATAATACATCAGTGATACACCAACAATACACCAACGATACACCAATAATACATCAATGATACATCAATAatcaggctcagcagcagcGTGTGATGATCCTTCTTGATCTCAGGTGTCGAGGCCGATGTCTTCGTCCTCCCTGTCCAAGATGAGACTGTTTGTGTGTCGCCATGGCGAGCGGATGGACGTGGTGTTTGGGAAGCACTGGGTCGCTCAGTGCTTTGACTCCAAAGGTGAGCATGCAAACACAGGTGAATGGTACAGACTGTATGCTTCCATTGGACAcactgtgagagag encodes the following:
- the ubash3ba gene encoding ubiquitin-associated and SH3 domain-containing protein B — translated: MAAKEDLYAKVTPRRQRQTRPNTVKHGSALDVLLSMGFPRTRALKALVSTGGKNVQAACDWLFSHVDDPFLDDPLPREFVLYLRPSGPLLQQLSHFWQQSRVSCGKNKAHNIFPHITLCQFFMCADGKVEALSDALQATVATWKSRIPAPLPLELYTSSTFIGLFVEEEVAEVLKGFAADFATEAAAKADVRVEPHKKQLHVTLAYHFQAGHLPVLEKLAKNVDVSSGCDWLAVLFSRDIRFANHETLQVMYPYAPQNDDELELVPGDFIFMSAVEQSSASEGWLYGTSLGTGLSGLLPENYVNRADESDTWVVHGSHSVLNCASPSSSGSSVAASLFDGKLSDSLLDSLMDPCSLAGICPLQVSRPMSSSSLSKMRLFVCRHGERMDVVFGKHWVAQCFDSKGRYIRSNLNMPPSLPARSGGHRDYDKDCPITVFGSTQARLVGEALLESHAAIDFVYCSPSLRCVQTAQHILQGLQQDGKTKIRVEPGLFEWTKWVSGTCLPTWIPPAELAADNLSVDTTYRPHVPISKLAVSESYDTYISRSFQVTREILAECNNLGNTVLIVAHASSLEACTRQIQGLTPQNSKDFVQVVRKIPYLGFCACEEMGETGVWQLVDPPILPLTHGPNHSFNWREMLMQD